The following coding sequences lie in one Spinacia oleracea cultivar Varoflay chromosome 1, BTI_SOV_V1, whole genome shotgun sequence genomic window:
- the LOC110791934 gene encoding cytokinin riboside 5'-monophosphate phosphoribohydrolase LOG1-like produces the protein MEVIPSRRNNNRRFRRICVFCGSRAGNRPLFDEAALELGKQLVERKIDLVYGGGSIGLMGTISKTVFQGGCHVLGIIPRPLLPIEIVGETHGEVKIVADMHQRKSEMEKHADAFIALPGGYGTMEELLEMITWSQLGIHEKPVGLMNVGGYFNSLLTLFDKGVEEGFIAKAARDIVIIADSAEELLRKMEDYAPAHDTVAPKHERTNSS, from the exons ATGGAAGTGATTCCATCAAGGAGAAATAATAACAGGAGGTTTAGGAGAATTTGTGTTTTCTGCGGTAGCAGAGCTGGAAACAGACCCTTGTTTGATGAAGCAGCTCTTGAACTTGGTAAACAACTG GTGGAAAGAAAAATCGATTTGGTTTATGGAGGAGGAAGTATAGGCCTTATGGGAACCATATCTAAGACTGTATTTCAAGGTGGATGCCATGTTCTCGG CATAATCCCTAGACCGCTCCTGCCAATTGAG ATAGTAGGAGAAACACACGGGGAAGTGAAGATAGTTGCAGACATGCATCAGAGGAAATCAGAAATGGAAAAGCATGCTGATGCTTTTATTGCTCTTCCTG GTGGTTATGGAACCATGGAAGAACTGTTAGAAATGATAACTTGGTCCCAGTTGGGAATTCATGAAAAACCT GTTGGCTTGATGAATGTTGGTGGGTACTTCAACAGCTTGCTTACGTTATTTGATAAAGGGGTTGAGGAGGGTTTCATAGCAAAGGCAGCAAGAGACATAGTGATTATAGCAGATTCAGCAGAAGAGCTGCTGAGGAAGATGGAG GACTATGCACCAGCACATGATACAGTTGCACCCAAACATGAAAGAACCAACTCTTCCTAA